TAGGAATTGATAAACGCATTCACGAGGTTTCGCTTTTTATGGTATTTCTTACCGCTGAGTTCTGCCAGGTCAGTTCTCAGGTACAGATAATCAAAGTTATCCCGGTCTTCAATTATAGTGATGCCCCATTCTTTCAGATTTATACAATGATGACACATGAGAGAATCGGAGATGTTTTTCCAATAATCATGATGGGCAAAGAGGTCTTCCAGGACACTTCGCTCCGGCACATTGCAGGGGGTCATAAAAAAACGTTTTCCTTCCAATTCCCCCGAAATAATAACGGTGGTGTTAGGCACATGGGATACCTGGTAATGATAACGATGCCTAAAAAGATACAAATTTGAAAAGGTGAACTCGGAAACCCCATCTACGGTAAGATTAAGGCGGGGCAAAAGGTCATCTTTGAACTCTAATGATATAGGAGCAAATTGAGGGTATACAGGGATTTTCATAATGAAAAATATACTCAGCTTTTGTTATAGAAAGCAACGGTTATTCCCTTCCACGTTGCCTTGCACACACAATACCCCGGAGCCCTGGTCCCTGGAGCCCCCAAAAACGCATGGGCTGTTCCGGGGGCACGATTTTTTCAAAAACGCTACACGCTCGATTGATACGATTCTTTTACCACCACTTAAAGGCAGAACCACAGCGGGTAAGGTACCACACGAAAATAATACCAATAACCACCGCGTAGGTCATAAACCAGGGCATCATGGCTCCCCGTTCCTTTTTAAGCAGGGCCCACTGAAAAAGGCTAAAGCTAATGCAAACCACAAAGCCAATCAGGGCGAGAATACCGTAGGTGACATTGGGAAGGGCAAGGGCATCGATCCCAAACACAAAGGTAAAGGCAAAGAGAATCACGAGGGCTATAAAAAACAACATACTCGTTCTGTTATCCATGGCATACTCCTTGTTTTACAAAGCAATACTGGAATGTAACTATCCTGTAGTATAACCGAGGGAACTGTAATTTGTCCATCACATTTTTTACCCTTTACCCAACGCTCTTTTTATGGTACAAGTACGTATGAATATAGCTAAAGATTGCGTAGTCAGCTTTGACTACACCTTAACCGATGCCGAAGGCCAGGTACTGGATACCTCCCAGGGATCGGCACCCCTTTCGTATCTGCATGGCAGTAATAACATCATCCCCGGCCTTGAAAAAGCCCTGGAAGGGAAAAAGGAAGGGGATTCCTTTACCGTTACCGTGCCTGCCGCAGAAGCCTATGGAGAACGGGATGAGAGTCTCGTTATCAACGTGCCCCTCGATCGTTTTCAGGGAGTAGACGTGGTGGAAGCGGGGATGCAGTTCCAGGCGGATACAGCAGAGGGTCCGCGCATCGTCACGGTAACCCGGGTTGCCAATGGTATGGCCACCATAGACGCCAATCACCCCCTGGCAGGGGTGGACCTTACCTTTGCGGTAACCATCCGTTCTGTCCGGCCTGCCACCGAAGAAGAGCTTGCCCATGGACATCCCCACGAAGATTTTGATGATGCCTGTGGTGATGATTGTGGCGAAGATTGCGGACCCGGATGCGGCTGCGGAGGTTGTCACTAATCCTTTAGTATGAAACAATCACGGACCCGTTTTTTACTGCGCCCCCTGGATGGGCTCGTTGTGTTGTTGTCTGTGATTGGGGTTGGGTTTGCTTTTTGGGCGGTCTACGAGGGTGCCCAGGACAACCTGCAGGTGGTGATAGAGGCCAGCGGTTCCCGGTGGGTATATCCGCTTTCGAGCATCCAACATCTCGCTATCCCGGGGCCATTGGGGACTACGTTTGTAGAAATTCACCAGGGAGAAGCGTATATCAGCGATTCACCCTGTCCGGATAAACTCTGCGTGGCCATGGGTAAACTAAAAAAAGCAGGTGATTGGGCGGCCTGCCTTCCCAATCGGATCTTTGTTCGCATAGCGGGAAATGTTCGGCAGGATGGAGTTGATGCTTCAAGCTGGTAAAGAAAAAAGGGTGTCCCCGGAGCTAGCTCTTCTTGCGGGATTAAGTTATTTTCTTTCAACAATTGAATATATGATTCCCAAACCGTTGCCTTTCATTCGGCTCGGGATTGCTAATCTGGCGCTTATGCTGGGCATCGATATACTATCGTTCCCCCATTTTTTGCTCCTGGTGTTTCTCAAAGTACTCGGTCAGGCAGTCATAAGTGGAAGTCTTTTTTCGTATGTATTCCTTTTTTCAGTTGGGGGAACCCTTTCTTCTGCCCTCTGCATGTATGGTCTCCGGAAATTGATTCCCCCTTCCTTGATGGGTTTTACCGGCATCAGCACCGTAGGGGCCCTCGTATCGAATGGGGTTCAACTCTTCATGGCCCGTTTCATTATTTTTGGGGAAAGCGCTTTGTATCTTGCCCCGCCGGTCCTTCTGTTCGGTCTTGTCACCGGTTTTGCTCTCGGCACGTTCTGCGAATTCTTCATATCCCATTCCCGGTGGTACCATGCGGTTTTTATCAAAAGAGACACCCATGAAAGCAACTCCACCTTTTAGCAACCGACAGCTTTTTTGGGCAGGGCTTATAGCTTTGCCGGCGGTATTTTTGGTCCACACCCTGGAAGCCCGTCTCTATTTATGGATCCTTTTCCTGGGATATAGCTGGCTATTGGGTAAGCGGAACAAGTTTTTTATCACCTTTCTGGTGATGGCAGGCATCGTGGGGGCCAATCTGCTCATTCCAACGGGGAAAGTGCTTATAGAGATAGGGG
The DNA window shown above is from Treponema sp. J25 and carries:
- a CDS encoding NusG domain II-containing protein, which codes for MKQSRTRFLLRPLDGLVVLLSVIGVGFAFWAVYEGAQDNLQVVIEASGSRWVYPLSSIQHLAIPGPLGTTFVEIHQGEAYISDSPCPDKLCVAMGKLKKAGDWAACLPNRIFVRIAGNVRQDGVDASSW
- a CDS encoding Gx transporter family protein, with product MLQAGKEKRVSPELALLAGLSYFLSTIEYMIPKPLPFIRLGIANLALMLGIDILSFPHFLLLVFLKVLGQAVISGSLFSYVFLFSVGGTLSSALCMYGLRKLIPPSLMGFTGISTVGALVSNGVQLFMARFIIFGESALYLAPPVLLFGLVTGFALGTFCEFFISHSRWYHAVFIKRDTHESNSTF
- a CDS encoding peptidylprolyl isomerase; this encodes MNIAKDCVVSFDYTLTDAEGQVLDTSQGSAPLSYLHGSNNIIPGLEKALEGKKEGDSFTVTVPAAEAYGERDESLVINVPLDRFQGVDVVEAGMQFQADTAEGPRIVTVTRVANGMATIDANHPLAGVDLTFAVTIRSVRPATEEELAHGHPHEDFDDACGDDCGEDCGPGCGCGGCH